atttttcatccaagagttaaaaatttgatagcaaaacgagcgttttactattaatagtattccaacctaattcaatatatatatatatatatatagggtccggctactatcctattaataggattgggatccttgtcctatcaagtcgatttgaatgatcggaacttaaaattgataatcggcaccgttgaagttgatctacacaattagaaatgtttagaaaccaaattttgtaatatttaaaaatcattatcaagttcatcttaagagttgaaaaatgaatggtcataaatgaataactttcttaaaatagaggttagactttctcagttcgtaatcagaattatcaaatattatctaaatagtataaaaaattttctatcaaaaattcaagcaatttggattgctctacatcgttaaacaagcaaatagCTCATACAGGTCGtaaaaaattatcgattttacgacattttgatcaccatgtaaactattatcaaaatttatgaaatttagtttctagatatttcaaatactctagatcaacttcaatggctccgatcatcgattcggaatctcgatcatcaagaacaacttgataagacaagtgctcctatcctattaataggataatAGCATtgcctaatatatatatatatatatatataatatatatatatatattatatatatatatatatatatatattagatatatcgaatttgaaatattaaatgAGTAGATCCTAACTCGTATTTGGCACTTTAAAATTTCAAGCTAAAAGTTTTGGCTCATATTCGACTCGTTTGTTCAACGGGTGATCAATCTGGAGCTCATTTTGAGCCCAACACGAGAATACTTGTAAATAGTGAGCTAGATGACCAGCGCTATTAGTAATTAACCTTCATCTGTTTTTAACTTTGGTCTCGAGCTAGATCCTTAATCTTTGTTGGTAAAGCCGTCTAGAACTTTTCTTACCATGTATAGATGGAAAGTTGAAAAGGCGGTACCGAAGGTGTAACGATCCGACCTGCTAGCAAAAATAACTCTTTGGGTTCAATCACCAGTAAAAAATGCTTAAGTCTAGTTAAAAGTTTTAGtgctattatatcttatatatagaactatctggggtctcacattgtCCCCTCCTTAAGTCCTGACATTCACGTCAGGCTCAGATTCACAAGTATCTAGCAATGTGAGATTCATGTTGCAAGTCTAAACTGAGCTTGTGGTGAGTTACACTATACACACAATAATCAACAATATGAGAGGCTTGCTCTTTTTTACTGTATAAATTTGGCTCagtcaagactcatctcacactagCTACTGGTAATTGACTTTAATACAAAATGTAACGATTCGATcggttagtaataataactcgttgggcccaactatcggcccaaaatatttaagttcagTTAAGAGTTTTAAcactattatatcttatatataggactacctgagCCCAACCACCGATCCAAAATATTTCAACTTTGgatgaattttgaaattttctaaaaatactGTAATCGAAGACCGCTTAGCCATTTGGAGACTCACAAGCACAAAGCTTTCTGTTTGGTCTTCTATTATTAATTTACTCAGTCTGTACccttgattaattaaataaattaaaatcgCCTTAGTCCCCCTCCTCGCCCGCccgctaaaaaaaaaaaaacatgaaacttatctaaactatggataattttaatttagctaTTCAAattcaacctttcaaaattttgtttttactatataatctttcaatatatttaattgagtcgattaataatatttggactctaaaatttgaatgttttatttatttttataatttagttagtatatttcatgtaatatactaaaatttagttagtatatttagCTATTCAAAGAGTCGTTGactaacttaaatcaaataaatttaaatgttggatagtaaaatcaaaattttaaaaaagttgaataGTTGATtaaaaatgattcatagttcagaaaaattttgcacatttttgttttctttgttaaatataaatattaaaagaaacaGTTTAAGGCCTGGTTTgatattgtatttttttactNagttatgattttttttaatttgctttcaaatatttttttaaattgtcaTCTATCAGTTAGTCAGATGCATGGCAAAAAAAATCAGctaaaacaacaaaaagaaatcaTAACTGACACCAAGATATCAGATAAGTCATATAACTGTAATGTTTCAAAGGACTTAATTTTCAATTGAATAGCAATTAAGAATAAGCACTTTTATATATTCTTACATCTGAAGATGGTGAGATTTGATTTGATGCAATGGGCATATAGTTGGAGGAAAATgttagggtgtgtttgtttcGTGTAAAACTatcttgaaaaatttttttgataaaaaactaaaatttcagtATTTGTTTGgccgtaaaaaaaattttttaaaaaattatttttacgaaTAGTGAGGAAAAGGGGCGTTTACTTTTCGCTCGTACTTACGCCCCAAAAATCACAGCTTTGGAAGGTGAGGGGGGAAGCACGCGCGCGGtccacgagagagagagagagagagaggtgtccatggtggacctctctctccccattcttttcttttatataatatatatatatatatatatatatatatatatatattatttattatatatatatatattattatattataaaattactatagttttgatatacTTAactctctttttcatttttatttttaattatttcaaaataataatttatctcaggatcaaaaaaaaaaaaaatctaattttctttaatttctcgAAAAAGATGAGGGTCCAGGTGATACTCACTGTTAGCCCATATAATAATATACGACACATGCGGGGCCCACATTTTGTGGGGTCCACGAGTCAGCAAGTGGACCCTGACATCGGACAGGGTCTCTGTTTCTTTCTTATGACACACGCGGGGCCCACATTATTGTGGGGTCCACAGGTCAGCAGTAGACTCTCTGGCATAATGCAGGCCTTTtctggttttttttcttttttcttttttttgttaagaaTTTTCGCGTAGAGCGCGGAGCGGCCACTCCCACCAGGCGTTCCACTTGCTGCCACGTGGCTACACGCCTCCGCCATATGAACGCCTCGCGAGCTCGGCCGTTACTTTCTACCCTCGCAGGATCACGAAAATTACCAAATTGATTAAAAAGATAGTAAGCAGGAATTTAAGTGTGTATCGATACATATCGTATTTATCGTGCTGTATCATGTACGATATAAATTTCGTATCGATGACGTAGCTTAAAATATTAtgttctttaaattaataaatagtttcttaataaaatttaaaagatttgatagaactatataataaataattataatatttattgcTAAATCTTGCTGTCGCTAatgcaagtgacaaagagcttggtggttaaTATCCGAAtcctaaattcgaatcctagttaatctatatttttagctaaatttatttctaaaaaaattaaatgaattctctcaaaaaacaaaaaattgttgttaaagaaaataaatatttcaaactattatgtgtcggcatatATGAATTTTTTGTCACCGGTACGCAACGCATCGCCATTTCTCAACACGCATTGTGTCTTACCGTAccagcaagtttccggcatAAGTCCGTTCCATAGTACTTAAATcaagtttttcatttttttcattttcttttcacaAATAAATTCTACTAAAAATGTAAAACATATTTGGTtcatgattaaaataaaaaaaatcaaattaaattactgaaatgaaaaatagaaaggtaaatcctccaaaattatttggtttattattaaaataaaaattggaatagaaattttttaaggTTTTGAGGGAGGGTTTTGATTAAAAACGAGAAAGGTGATTAAGGGAAAGGAAAGAGAGGTGTCGGTGAGAGTGCTTTGAGCGAATGGGCCAATCTGAAATTCAAAATGAGATTGGATTGTAAATAAATTGGGCCATTcacatttcaaaatataatgTGAATCGAAATTTGACTTCCGTAAAATAAGcaacaaatatcaaaattaatgaatCTAATTACGATTTTATAGTCTAAAATAAGCAACCAAACAAGTCCTCAAAGTCGTTAGATTTCGAACTTAGAAATCTTAAAGACCAACTATTATGTTCTTAATCAATTGTGCTAGATACGGTCAGTAATTGATCAACCCCAGCTGAATAATATACCGAGAGGACTTACTtcctaaaaaattatattctataatctataaaaaaaacaacactTAATTATAAGTCTTCCTTATACTTTAGGTCCATTAAAATTTGTATCAACTAGCTTCTAGACATTGCCGCTATTTTAAATAggttaaataatttagaataaTCAACATATATCTAATTTGCAAATCAAATAGtagataaaatattagataattaGATATCCTGTTTCCCTATGCTATTAAAATTGATAGTGAATTAaacaattttattcaattttattattctactatattaattataactaattttgCGTGTCAATTTATTTTTGTCAATCATTCTCCCAAATATTTAGATCGATTTAAAATAATGGGAAAGTATAGGAAATAATTGAAGTAATTTTTGATAAAGGGATAATTAGGATAGTAGCTAAAGTGGAAGTAAGTTTTTTTAACAACTTAACCATAAAATTAAGATTGCTAAAGTAATTTTCACTATCCTAATTATTTAGATCGATTTAAAATAATGGGAAAGTATAGGAAATAATTGAAGTAATTTTTGATAAAGGGATAATTAGGATAGTGGCTAAAGTGGAAGTAAGTTTTTTTAACAACTTAACCATAAAATTAAGATTGCTAAAGTAATTTTCACTATCCCTTACGGCCTTACCAGAGCAAAACagctcaaattataaataaatataagaaaTTTGTTCTGACAATATTAAAACTTGATGTGccaatattaattttcttgaaGTAATGTCTCAATAAAAATTCCTACcgttcaaattattttatatatcatTGGCTTCTCATTGTTGATGgtgttatctttttctttaaacagctctaaaaccaacaaaacataGGTGTCAATATTAGAAATGATAATCACTAACTAGTTGTGATATGTTAAgattaattttgaataaaaaccAATATTTTGAATAGTATTATTCTGATCGAATTGTTCTTAAGTCATTGTTTACTTTAAGTTCGATTTTGACGGTCACTGTTTTATGAAAAAATTTCTAAGGGGGTCACCAGACACGTTGAGATGTGTTGGATTCAGCCAACTtgtttgaattataaattaagaaaaacatGTTTGCCTACCTATTGCGAATAAGCAAAATTGGCCCATGAAAGATTACATCAACTAGGAGATAACATCACCGACTGTCTCTAGCACAAATAGCAAAGGGCTTGATaattggtatccgaggttccaagtttgaAGCCttatttctttacattttcagctaagtttactttttaaaaaataaacgaaacgagtaaCATAtcatctttctctaaaaaaaaaattataaggcaATATGATGCGCTCCCAATTAAGGACTCCTACAATTGGAAGTTAAAAGGAATTTCGGTATCTATCTGTTGTAAAGAGGatctaaatttctatttttcaaaatttattttagtgaaACAATTCAATGAAATCCTAGCAAAAAATTGATATAGTTAAATTCAGTAAGCTTCAAACATTTGATTCTTCATGACAGAGCTGTTAGATGGTTAGTCAAGCAAAACAATTATAGTACCTGcatattttattcattaaatCATTTAGTAAATCAAAGTTTTAACAAATAGAATTGAGCAATCCCTTCTAATCGAAAAATAGTGATTTAACATATGGAGCGAATTGATCGAATCTTTGGTTTGGTGTGATTCATCAAAATAAATCCATAGTTTAGTTTGAGTTGATTTGTAGAACTATCTTGACTAACTCAAACGCAGATACGAGTCTCTCTctcatattcttttcttttttctaattacAAGATTTATAAGATGAATAGAAAATTGTTTGGAAGCGAAATGTCAGAGAAGAGGAAACTTATGAACTTTCCTAACTCAATGTTAcactttattttaataaaattaaaaaaaaaataatctccaTATAATTATAAGAGTTTTTTTATACTACTAAGTAAACACCGACTTCTACGGTTTTTTAATTACGAATTCAACCGCTAAAATCTGCAAAAACCGACAAACCTAGTCTGAGTCGCACCGGGCCGAAACTTGCGCCGACCAGAAACCTTAAGTGGCACTCTCGTAATAATTGAATTAAACGAGGCCATTTACATGTAGAGGTCCCCTATAAAAAAATGAGCTCGCTAAATGCGAGTCTTCGTGCGTTTAATTACCCACATTCTCCGTCTCTAGCCACTcatcacatctctctctctctctctctctctctccctctccgtcCCCTCATCCTCGAGGCTCGAATCCGattctccccctctctcccgaTTGGCGAAACCCttaaaaaagccctaaaaatCTCATTGGAagaggagggaagagagagagagggggcgaATTCGAGGTCGAAGCTAGATCCATGGCGGCCGCgatcgccgccaccgccgccacgAGCCTCGGCGCGAGCCCCTCCTTCACCGCCGCACGCCGCTccatcggcggcggcgaagggcCGTGGCGGTGTGCGTCATCGTGGAGAAGGACACCACGGGAGGAGGCTCGTTTAGgaacgacaacgacgacgacgacgtcgacgacgaaggaggaggaggaggaaaagaagcCACGAGCAACCGATCGAGTATCGAGGATTCGGAAGCGGAGAGGAGAATCGCGGAGAGGGTCGCGCGGAAGAGGTCGGAGAGGAGGACGTACCTAATGGCGGCGGTGATGTCGAGCTTGGGGATCACATCCATGGCGGTCGCCGCCGTGTACTACCGCTTCGCGTGGCAAATGGAGGTCTCCCTTTCTCTTCCCCCTCCcatcccctcccctcccctcccctgtTTTTAACGGATACtactaagaagaagaagcagcagcggATTGAACTAGCGAGccaaatatttatttagaaggaaaaaaaaaagggaaaaaaaNCTCACGGAAATGTTCGGAACCTTCGCGCTCTCCGTGGGCGCAGCGGTAAGGATCACAAACTACTCTCtggatttaaattattattattaaaaaaaaaatagaagataatGTAAAAGTTTTGTTATGAAATTGAAATATTTCGTGGTGGGTGGTGTTGTGTGGGGCGTGTGTTGGAAGGTGGGAATGGAGTTTTGGGCGCGGTGGGCGCACCGGGCGCTGTGGCACGCGTCGCTCTGGCACATGCACGAGTCGCACCACCGCCCCCGCGACGGCCCCTTCGAGCTCAACGACGTCTTCGCCATCATCAACGCCGTCCCCGCCATCTCCCTCCTCGCCTTCGGCTTCTTCCACCGCGGCCTCGTCCCCGGCCTCTGCTTCGGCGCCGTACGAATGatctccctcctcttctttcttaattcaaattcaagtgAAGAACGCATTAACAAATTATACGATATACACTGCAGTCGAAATATCTcaattacttttaaaaaaaaaattattatagtttaattaaaatttgagaattgaATAGTAAAGTGCGTGGATGGAGATGGTTGTTTCTTGATCTCGCGCGGTGATTCAATTGCTGACGTGTTGAGTTCCAATAGGGTCTGGGGATTACCTTGTTCGGGATGGCCTACATGTTCGTACACGACGGGCTGGTCCACCGGCGTTTCCCCGTGGGCCCCATCGCCAACGTGCCCTACTTCCGGagggtcgccgccgcccaccagGTTGGTTCCCAAATTCTAACCCTGcacccccccacccccaccaCAACTCCAACCGCCGCTCTTGATTCTCTAcaattccttttctttcctctttttttttttttcgattttgtttatttaactattacattttagaaaattcatgaaaatgttTATGTGAGGTTGCGGTTGTGACAGATCCATCACATGGATAAATTCAAGGGAGTGCCATATGGGCTGTTCCTGGGACCAAAGGTGAGTGGCCGGTTTTTctcattactgtcctttttcTCCGCTGCATAAGCACTACAAGACAATTAATGTAGCTGCCGAAGGCCCTGTACTGTTCCAGATTTTGCTAGACTTTTTGGTCTGCAAAACCACTGGAAAAATAATATACCATTAAGAGTCAACATATCACGTtagtatttaattaactaaattgaaCCGTAAGACATAATTAATTAGTATACTTCctatattttgtttgatttgtgtgttatttttatgttcttttttttttttatctcaggAGCTGGAGGAGGTGGGTGGCCTAGAGGAGCTAGAGAAGGAAATCAACAGGAGGATTAAGAGGAATTAGTTTTGAGCGGCTGGtcatttattaattttctgCTTTAATTTAAGATAATTGCGATCTATTTTACTTCttggtttgaaaaaaaaaaaaaaagaaaaagagggcagTGGATTTCGCCTCTGGATTATATTCATGCCTGTGCAGGTGTATTTGTTATGTGAGATTTGTCGATAGCGAGGGGAGAGGATGTAAGAAAACAGCTAAGAAGTAAAGATAGGTTttgtgaattattattattgtattaaagCATCTTTGTGCATGTTGACTGGTGTGAATTGAGTTGACTGGGTCAGATGCTTCAGTTTGGAGGAAATAATCAAGATTCAAAATTGGTATgtatagaattttaaatttggactTAGAATCTTAAATCATCCATCCGCAAGTTCTTCTGCTCTATGCAGATGATCGAAAGATGATTGAAAGATGATAGAGGCACAACGAAGtttagaaattattattttcctcCCACTGGATTAGTATATTCATGTAAAACCCATTTATTTCAATCTCATATTTGTAACTTAACTATTTAACTGTTAAGTAGAGAAAAAGGTTTTCCTTCTCGCATGATTAAGAGAGATTAATGTTAAAAAGATGAGGATGCATATTAAGCATTAGTAGCACATATAGAGCACATGCCACAAATTTCATATGCTCATGGGGCACAATTAACTTTTTGTGCAAAGTGCAATCAGTATGCAGTAACTCGCTTAAAGACTCAGCCTAATCCAAGAATTTAAATAACTCGGATAAAAATCTATGtctatatattattctttctaAATTTGTCAGATgacaatattttatttattattgagtGTGGGCTCTATTCTGAACCGGCTTAAGTTCTccacatatttttttcttttttactcaaactgaatcgaatttttttttctttacttgagCTGAATCAATCATTGCTGATTGTAGGCTCTTTCGAATCGGCTcaagttttctatatatttttttcttttattacttaaaccaaattgggtttttttttttttttctgcttgaACCAAATCGGATCACACATCTGCATTGGGCTCAACTATTCTTCTTTCACTTTCTTCGATTGTTATCTTTCTTCATCGGCAATATGAGTCCCACCCTTTATCGTCGTTTCTTTCACCGTTGTTTTCTCTTCCTTTGTcaccaattttttattttttctcaaatcaTCTATCGTCGCATTGCACGAATTATTATACTAGTATAATATCAATTGCACAATTATACTTGTGAATTTCGTGGCACTCATGTggagcgaaaaataaaaaataaaaaaattgcgcATGCATATGGGATGCTCAGGAAAGATCCCTATGCTATTGTTAGGGTACATAAATGAAAAAGGGTTGTTGAGGTTTGAGTCAATGTGCGTGCTCCATTCACTTCTATGATTGATGGATGATATTTATTGTTCGCGTCTCTGCTTGTCCAACTCCAGATGCCTCATGTGCCTTTCATTAACAAGCGGTCACATCTTTCACAATGACGCTTAGGATTGGTCCATTTGGTCATTCTCCTGGGGAGCTACCATTCAAAGtgcattttattaatattaataattaataaaaagcaCAAGTTAATgcttattattaaaataataatatctgaTATGAGTTTGGTGACAGTAAAGAGTTGTACCGTACTCCTTACATTTCTATATAAAAGGTTCGGAAGGTAGGCAGGAGTTTGACTTCGTACAATTCTACGCAAAATTTTTCTACCGAGATTCAAATTTATGACGTTTTTTTTTCGCTCTGTCTCCATCTAAATATCTCAACGACCATATGctaatatatctatttttttaagaaaaataaatatttactaatGAAATCTGGGATTTAGAAGGATATTTCAGtaattttaggataaatttaaaaattttgagtagTAGTCCTTGATAAATAAGcgaatgtttttttttagcAGAAAAGGTAGGCAAtctatttgttttgtttatttttagaaaataaactgaacaaaaaatataaagtaactagATTTCAAACTTAGAGCATGCATTTGGTACCAATTATCAAGTACTTAGCCAATTGCGCTAGATGTCATATGGTGAAAAAAAGGATCTAAAATTGGCTCTTATATGATCGAAATTTTCTTAGATTATTCAAGGTCTATTTTCAACCTACAAgaataagaaattttttatggCATTATTAAAGTAAGCATTATATTAAACTCCGTCTAAAACAAGAATAATCGTGATAGCTACTCTAATTTCGCACGAACTAAAGAGTTGTACTCCTTACATTTCTATATAAAAGGTTGGAAAGTAGGCAGGAGTTTGACTTTGTACAATCCTACGGCAAATTTTTCTGCAGAGATTCAAATTCATGACTTATTTTTGCTTCGTCTCCATCCAGATATCTGAACATCCAGATActaatagcttaaatttttaatttatttttgtaattttgatttatttttttaggataatatttaatatacttttcaaagtttcaaaaatatataatatatcttttttttaaaaaaaaaatcaaatatttctaAATCCCTACAATTTACTAATGGAATTCGAGATTTAGAAGGATATTTCagtaattttaagaaaaatttaaaacctTTGAATAGTAGTCTGTGATAAATAAGCAAATGTTCTTTTTTAGCAAGAAAGGTAGGCAGTctatctgttttgtttatttttaataaataaactgaacaaaaaatataaagtaactagATTTCGAACTTAGAGCATGCATTtagtaccaatcatcaagtaCTTAGCCAATTGCGCGCGCTagatatttgtaattttaattcgTCTTATGGTGTAAAAGAGGATCTAAAATTGGCTCTTATATAATCGAAATTTTCTTAGATTATTCGAGGTCTATTTTCATCCTGCAAGAATAAGGAATTTTCTATAGCGTTATTAAAATAAGCCTTATGTTAAATTCCGTCAAAAACAAGAATAATCGTGATAGCTGCTCTAATTTCGCATGACTATGTTTCGCACATGCCGCTCTGACATTCCTAATATACAAAGTAATTTTGAGGCGGCTCAAAATCTTATTTACATTTTTTAccgcaaatatatatatattttttgttattttgttatGCTATGTTACATTTGTACACTAGTATCGACCAtcactagagcaagtggcaaaaggtttggtggttggtatctgagacccaagttcgaattctagttgattcatatttttaattaaatttattttctaaaatgaaataaacgaagcgggtagcatgttatctatctctaaaaaaaaaaaaacatttgtacactagtgaaaataataataataataataaatttttttttttgagagataggtagcacgctacccgattcgtttatttcatttaaaaataaacttagctgaaaatatgaatcaactaggattcgaacttaggtctcgggtaccaaccaccaagccttttgccacttactctaaggacggtcggtaataataataataataatattgaaagCGAATGCAGCAGTgtggctgaaaaaaaaaacctcgtCTTGCTTAAGAATATCTCCAGAAGTATCTAgccttttagagagagagagagagagaaagagagagagagagagagagatgcaaaAGAAGTTCAcgcaacaaataaataaaacgagTGTGAGGTGTACCCTACTGATCATAAacatgttttaaaaaatttaaaaatcctacGTGTAATCCCACATAGAATATGGTGTGTTTATTTTACattcttcaatttaaaaatttataaactaaaaaaaaaaatgctacgaGTACATTCATTATAAGAGTGTATATTTTACACCTAAAGATTTAAGAATTAATAAATTCTGTTGAATTTtagcataataaaaaaaaaaatgataagacaAGTGAATTAATAAGAATCACAAAAGACATACAAGTGTAAAGTTCATAATATAGGATGAATGGatagtattaattaatttcaaagagattttaagtaaaaataataataatacaagtgaaaaaaatatgaacCATTACACCTATATTATAGATGCAAAGATATATAgcattttttatactttataatttggctttattttcaTGCAGTTGTAAACATGtactttatatttaatattttagccACTTATTAAGAGAATTACCATGCAtagagttttttatttttttatttttccttccagAAGGTATGTTGATTCACCACAGTTCTTGAAAATTTCCATATGGATACATCCTTAAATTTGTATCTACGAAAATTaccatgcatgcatacattttttttttttttaaatttacttttgaaAAGGTAAGTTGATTCACCCtgattctagaatttttccgtatagtcttttttttttaatttttttgagagataggtagcacgctacccgctttgtttatttcatttagaaataaacttagctgaaaatgtgaatcaactgggattcgaacttgggtctcgaataccaaccaccaagtcctttgccacttactctaggaacGGTTGGTAATTTTTCCATATAGTCACAtccttaaatttttatctaGGGCTTTAGGATACCAAACAAGGTTAGACCTCATTCGTATTATGATACATTTACAAACAAGAATGATTTTGTTAGGTTTTAATTGAGCACCAAAATTTTTAGATTGTATTCCTCAGAAAAAagttaatttagattattttacttttgaaactttatattattaatttctttcaCCGATAATCTGGTCGGTAAACTATGCACCTCTCTTCTTAGGAATAAAGTACGATTTTGATCTTGTCTGTTTGCCGAATCATTGGCGCTAATCTTTAATCCTAATAACTTGGATTATTAGAAATATGCAATAATTTGTTTAAAACGCTCACGAGTCTTGACTGTAACTCGGTCCAATCAGAGTCACACCACTTCGAATATAACTTGAC
This genomic interval from Ananas comosus cultivar F153 linkage group 8, ASM154086v1, whole genome shotgun sequence contains the following:
- the LOC109713663 gene encoding beta-carotene 3-hydroxylase, chloroplastic-like encodes the protein MAAVMSSLGITSMAVAAVYYRFAWQMERAKYLFRRKKKREKXLTEMFGTFALSVGAAVGMEFWARWAHRALWHASLWHMHESHHRPRDGPFELNDVFAIINAVPAISLLAFGFFHRGLVPGLCFGAGLGITLFGMAYMFVHDGLVHRRFPVGPIANVPYFRRVAAAHQIHHMDKFKGVPYGLFLGPKELEEVGGLEELEKEINRRIKRN